The Bacteroidetes Order II. bacterium genome contains the following window.
GCCGAATTGATGGTGCGCAATGCTGCTGAAAAACTACTCTCGAACCCCGTGATGGAAAACTACACGGTTGCTTTACAGCCTGTTTAAACACCATGAAAAGCCTTTCTCCTGCATATATAGTGGCCTCTGGTATCAACGCTCCTTTAGAGGACATCTTAGAAGTCACCGATGTACAACTGGATCGCCCGTGGCGCGTAATCCTCTATAACGACAATGTGCATACCTTCGACGAGGTTATTTATCAACTTCAACTAGCAACGGGCTGTTCGATGGAACGTGGTGAACAACTGGCTTGGGAGGTGCATACCAAAGGAAAAGCCAATGTATATGAAGGAGAATTCGAGCAGTGCTTTCGGGTACAGATGATTCTGAAAGAAATCGAATTAGTCACCGAAATTCAAGGATAATCATCCGTCAAAACGGATACAGGCCGAGCCTAAATAGAGCACATCTCCCGGCTCCAAGGCCACCGACTGCCCTGTGGCTAATTTCTTGCTGGAAGTATATCCTGTCCGAAAAAAGCTGGTTGTTCCTTGCTCATTATAATATACAAACTTGTTCTTCTTGTTGTCGAACTGGATTTTGCCGTGCATTCGGGATACCGTATCATTAATCGAACGGTTTGCGTCGCCAAGAGGTAAAGCGTTCGGATCGGAGAAATAGATTTGGTTCTGGCGCACAAGATGTCCACGTGGATTCATGATTTCCTCTAGCCTACCAATATTATACGCCTGATTGGTTTGGAGTTTATAGGCAGTCTGGCCAGAAAGACCCTTGATCACGGTCAACAAACCCACTAACGTGGCAGCGGTGCGTTTTGCCAACTCTACATAGACCCGGTTTTCGGTAAAAGCATCGGCAATTTTAGCGGGTACTTCCGGATAGATGAGTACATCCACCTGAAAATCTTCCGGAACATTAAACCGTCCGGAAATCAGTTTTTCAAGCACGGCATCTTGGAGCGAAGGCGACAGGTCCGAGATGGCCGCCACATATTTTTGTTGTTCTTGCGGAGTTTCCGCCACAATATGTATCAGGGCCAAGTTATATGGTAACACCACACCACGCCTGCGATGTGGCCGCAATGTCTGCTCCACCAATTCTACCATTTCGTACCGAATCTCAAGCGTAGATTTTTCTTGAGGAATTAAGTTCTCGATGGCTTCCACCACATCTTTTGGTTTGCTTAACTTCCCAAACAACCGTTTAAAAAGTGAACCACCTTCTTC
Protein-coding sequences here:
- a CDS encoding ATP-dependent Clp protease adaptor ClpS, translated to MKSLSPAYIVASGINAPLEDILEVTDVQLDRPWRVILYNDNVHTFDEVIYQLQLATGCSMERGEQLAWEVHTKGKANVYEGEFEQCFRVQMILKEIELVTEIQG
- a CDS encoding FHA domain-containing protein, producing MMNEPKSNQDESLDEEPETLVLNPASEPPTDEIKADEGKRPEQVPAAVVMNPLEPPIPLTPKSQEEGGSLFKRLFGKLSKPKDVVEAIENLIPQEKSTLEIRYEMVELVEQTLRPHRRRGVVLPYNLALIHIVAETPQEQQKYVAAISDLSPSLQDAVLEKLISGRFNVPEDFQVDVLIYPEVPAKIADAFTENRVYVELAKRTAATLVGLLTVIKGLSGQTAYKLQTNQAYNIGRLEEIMNPRGHLVRQNQIYFSDPNALPLGDANRSINDTVSRMHGKIQFDNKKNKFVYYNEQGTTSFFRTGYTSSKKLATGQSVALEPGDVLYLGSACIRFDG